A single genomic interval of Zobellia nedashkovskayae harbors:
- a CDS encoding tetratricopeptide repeat protein, whose translation MNISSIISTFFWGMLFVSITINAQETPEVAENQSAEVFLDDYSDDFQEKFFEALKQKGIENYDRAINLMLVCKQLDDKNYVVDHELAQLYLKEKQYAVAEPYALTALLAEPENLWYTNTYVEILQKQQKSVEGYKAQLPFDNAKFKENLALVYYRKGRAKAAQSILKETPESSFTQQLSVKVEDLIAAQEAAIKSSSFTVTNESRAESGSFEQYKARIQGMLRTNNFLALDQVAGEALESYPSQPYFYYAQGYAFNKKAKPRDAIEALETGLDYLVGDIALANKIYQELADAYNSVNNSVKANMYLRKIKPGF comes from the coding sequence ATGAATATAAGTTCAATTATATCGACTTTTTTCTGGGGAATGTTATTCGTCTCCATAACTATCAATGCCCAAGAAACACCAGAAGTTGCAGAAAACCAAAGTGCGGAAGTTTTTCTAGATGACTATTCAGATGATTTTCAGGAGAAATTCTTTGAGGCTCTGAAACAGAAGGGCATTGAAAATTATGACAGGGCTATTAACCTCATGTTAGTATGCAAACAGTTGGATGACAAAAATTATGTGGTAGACCATGAGCTTGCCCAATTGTATTTGAAAGAGAAGCAATATGCTGTTGCAGAGCCGTATGCTTTAACTGCATTATTGGCCGAGCCCGAGAATTTGTGGTACACAAATACTTATGTAGAGATATTGCAAAAGCAGCAAAAATCCGTTGAAGGATATAAAGCACAATTACCTTTTGATAATGCTAAATTCAAGGAAAATCTTGCACTGGTCTATTACAGAAAAGGACGAGCAAAAGCTGCACAGTCTATTTTAAAGGAAACACCAGAATCTAGTTTCACTCAACAGCTGTCCGTAAAAGTAGAAGATTTGATAGCGGCTCAAGAAGCTGCAATCAAGAGCAGTTCATTTACAGTTACAAATGAAAGCAGAGCAGAATCTGGCTCTTTTGAACAATATAAAGCTCGCATTCAAGGTATGCTAAGGACCAATAACTTTCTAGCTTTGGACCAAGTTGCAGGAGAGGCTTTGGAAAGTTACCCGTCCCAACCTTATTTTTATTATGCCCAGGGGTATGCGTTCAATAAAAAAGCTAAACCACGTGATGCTATTGAGGCATTGGAAACAGGGTTGGATTATCTGGTTGGTGATATTGCTTTGGCCAACAAAATTTATCAAGAACTGGCAGATGCTTATAATTCCGTTAACAATTCAGTCAAGGCAAATATGTATCTTCGTAAGATAAAACCTGGGTTTTAA
- a CDS encoding aldo/keto reductase — protein MKKITDLQGSFRLNNGVEMPYFGLGTYLADNDQEVIDAVKNALNTGYRHIDTAAAYKNEEGVGKGIRESNVAREEVFLVSKLWNADQGYESTLKAFEESLERLGVDYLDLYLIHWPVAGKYKDTWRAIEKLYREKKIRAIGVSNFLQHHLEDLLETAEVVPMVNQMEFHPYLVQQDLIDFCNSKGIQYESWSPFMHGRLFDGKSEVFSELTNKYNKSIAQIVLRYNLQKGIVVIPKTVHENRIKSNADIFDFELSEADISCLDSLDKGERTGPDPDNFDF, from the coding sequence ATGAAAAAGATAACAGACTTGCAAGGCTCGTTTAGGTTAAACAACGGTGTAGAAATGCCTTATTTTGGATTGGGAACCTATTTGGCAGACAATGACCAAGAAGTTATTGACGCCGTTAAAAATGCTTTGAACACTGGTTATAGACATATTGATACGGCTGCCGCTTATAAGAATGAAGAAGGAGTAGGTAAAGGTATTAGGGAAAGCAATGTAGCTCGTGAAGAGGTGTTTCTAGTTTCAAAACTATGGAATGCAGACCAAGGTTACGAAAGTACTTTAAAAGCCTTTGAGGAGAGTTTGGAGCGTTTAGGAGTTGATTACCTAGACCTGTATTTAATTCATTGGCCCGTGGCAGGAAAATACAAGGATACTTGGCGAGCTATAGAGAAATTGTATCGTGAAAAGAAAATTAGAGCTATTGGGGTAAGTAATTTTTTACAGCACCATTTAGAGGATTTATTGGAAACCGCTGAAGTTGTACCGATGGTCAATCAAATGGAGTTTCATCCATATTTGGTTCAACAAGATTTAATCGACTTTTGCAATTCTAAAGGGATTCAGTACGAATCTTGGTCGCCTTTTATGCACGGTAGACTTTTTGATGGAAAATCAGAGGTGTTTTCTGAACTAACAAACAAATATAACAAGTCAATAGCACAGATTGTTTTACGTTACAATTTGCAGAAAGGAATTGTGGTTATTCCAAAAACGGTACATGAAAATAGGATCAAGTCAAACGCCGATATTTTCGACTTTGAGCTTTCTGAAGCCGATATATCTTGTTTAGATAGTCTGGACAAAGGGGAGCGAACGGGACCTGATCCTGATAATTTTGATTTCTAA
- a CDS encoding DUF4292 domain-containing protein yields the protein MALPLRIALRLMALVSLSFFLSCKSTKVLADGKVDDNLSAKTIVRNHYANTTNFNTLTGKMRIDYSDGESSQGVSVSLRMEKDKAIWMSAPLGMVKAYITPGRVTFYNKLQNEYFDGNFEYLSNFLGTELDFKQVQNMLMGQALFNLRDAKYDASVVNGDYQLKPKKAMDLFKVMFQIEPKNFKMASQQLSQPLKKRLLQVNYTDYQKIGKYVLPQRIAVAAIEGEERKTVDIEYKNIEFDQPINFPYKIPKGFKEISLTDDAR from the coding sequence ATGGCGTTACCCTTACGAATTGCTTTGCGCTTAATGGCGCTGGTTTCACTTTCCTTTTTTCTTTCCTGTAAATCAACAAAAGTATTGGCTGACGGAAAGGTTGATGACAATCTTTCTGCGAAAACCATTGTGAGAAATCACTATGCAAATACAACCAATTTTAATACGTTAACCGGTAAAATGCGGATTGATTATTCCGATGGAGAATCGTCGCAAGGTGTTTCCGTGAGCTTGCGAATGGAAAAAGATAAAGCTATTTGGATGAGTGCTCCGTTAGGTATGGTCAAAGCCTATATTACGCCTGGTAGAGTTACTTTTTATAATAAATTGCAGAATGAATATTTTGATGGCAATTTTGAGTACCTCAGTAATTTTTTGGGTACCGAACTGGATTTTAAGCAAGTACAAAATATGCTAATGGGCCAAGCACTTTTTAATCTTAGAGATGCCAAGTATGATGCATCGGTAGTAAATGGAGATTATCAGCTGAAGCCAAAAAAAGCAATGGACCTTTTTAAGGTGATGTTTCAAATAGAACCCAAGAACTTTAAAATGGCCTCCCAGCAGCTTTCTCAACCTTTAAAGAAAAGATTGTTACAAGTAAATTATACGGATTATCAGAAGATTGGAAAGTATGTTCTTCCGCAACGTATTGCTGTTGCCGCTATTGAGGGAGAAGAACGAAAGACTGTTGATATAGAATATAAGAACATTGAATTTGACCAGCCAATAAATTTTCCGTATAAAATACCGAAAGGTTTTAAAGAAATCTCATTAACTGACGATGCGCGGTAA
- a CDS encoding acyl-CoA thioesterase, whose amino-acid sequence MQAKNPRDSRTILTDMVLPSETNPLNNLFGGELLARMDRAASIAARRHSRRITVTASVNHVAFNQSVPVGSVLTVDAAVSRAFRTSMEVYIDVWMEDRFTGEKSKANEAIYTFVAVDDTGRPTVVPPLQPETALEQERYEGALRRKQLSLVLAGKMDPHDATELKALFMD is encoded by the coding sequence ATGCAGGCTAAAAATCCCCGTGATTCTAGAACTATATTGACCGATATGGTACTCCCAAGTGAGACCAACCCCCTTAATAATCTATTTGGCGGTGAGCTTTTGGCCCGAATGGATCGCGCCGCAAGTATTGCTGCACGTCGTCATAGTAGACGTATTACCGTTACCGCTTCGGTAAACCATGTTGCCTTTAATCAATCGGTACCTGTAGGAAGTGTCCTTACGGTAGACGCAGCCGTTTCACGTGCTTTTAGAACTTCTATGGAAGTTTATATTGATGTTTGGATGGAAGATCGTTTTACTGGTGAAAAATCTAAAGCCAATGAGGCTATTTATACCTTTGTAGCTGTAGATGATACTGGAAGACCTACAGTAGTACCACCTTTACAACCTGAAACCGCACTTGAACAAGAACGCTATGAAGGTGCTTTACGCAGAAAGCAACTAAGTCTGGTTTTAGCAGGTAAAATGGACCCTCATGATGCCACAGAACTAAAAGCCCTATTTATGGACTAA
- a CDS encoding murein hydrolase activator EnvC family protein translates to MRGNKHYIVVFLFVCLFGLSFVCAQNADQEALEAKREKLQKEIEQINYLLFDQKKKKGNVIDQMEALDNKIKVRQELIDVTNKQSNLLNRRINANIKVISGLRNELDKLKDDYAMMIQKGYQSKIQQSKLMFLLSSDDFYQAFKRIQYIKQYTEFRRKQGEQIVVKTEELSKLNMDLSVQQKEKDRLIAENLKAKKAMTQEKEDHQALLGTIRKSETKFAAQIRDKQNQAKEIDRQIERLIREAIAASNKEAGKKSDDPSKFLLTPEAAIVANSFTANKGRLIWPVEKGFKSQGFGVYADAIYPGIKHQSNGVVITTDQGAKARAIFRGEVIAILSIPGGNKAVQLKHGNFISTYYNLSILYVKKGDNVEAKTELGEIYTNRSNGQTKLKFYLHQNTSKLNPEEWVYQL, encoded by the coding sequence ATGCGCGGTAACAAGCACTATATCGTTGTTTTTCTTTTTGTCTGTTTGTTTGGATTGAGCTTTGTTTGTGCTCAAAATGCCGATCAGGAAGCTCTTGAAGCGAAGCGTGAGAAATTGCAAAAAGAGATTGAACAGATTAATTACTTGCTTTTTGATCAAAAGAAAAAGAAAGGTAATGTAATTGATCAGATGGAGGCCTTGGATAATAAAATCAAGGTGAGGCAAGAGCTTATAGATGTCACCAACAAGCAATCTAATCTTCTCAACCGTAGAATTAATGCCAACATCAAGGTCATTTCCGGTTTAAGAAATGAGTTAGATAAGCTCAAGGATGATTATGCAATGATGATCCAAAAGGGATATCAAAGTAAAATTCAACAAAGTAAATTAATGTTTTTGTTGTCTTCTGATGATTTCTATCAAGCATTTAAACGTATACAATATATTAAGCAATACACAGAATTTAGACGAAAGCAAGGGGAACAGATAGTTGTTAAGACGGAAGAACTAAGTAAATTGAATATGGACCTTAGTGTCCAGCAAAAAGAAAAAGACCGCTTAATTGCAGAAAACTTAAAGGCAAAAAAAGCGATGACGCAGGAGAAGGAAGATCATCAAGCACTTTTGGGAACTATTCGTAAGAGCGAAACAAAATTTGCGGCACAGATTAGGGATAAGCAGAACCAAGCCAAAGAGATTGATCGGCAGATTGAACGATTGATTCGTGAAGCCATTGCTGCATCAAACAAAGAGGCTGGAAAGAAAAGTGATGACCCTAGCAAATTTTTATTGACACCAGAGGCTGCTATCGTAGCCAACAGTTTTACCGCTAACAAGGGTAGATTAATATGGCCGGTTGAAAAAGGTTTTAAAAGCCAAGGGTTTGGGGTGTACGCAGATGCTATCTATCCAGGTATAAAACACCAAAGTAATGGTGTGGTTATTACTACGGATCAAGGTGCTAAAGCTCGTGCTATATTTAGGGGTGAGGTAATTGCTATTCTCTCTATTCCTGGCGGTAATAAAGCTGTGCAGTTAAAGCATGGTAACTTTATAAGTACTTACTATAACCTCTCTATTTTATATGTAAAGAAGGGAGATAATGTTGAAGCTAAGACGGAATTGGGTGAGATTTATACCAATCGGTCTAACGGACAGACAAAACTGAAGTTTTACTTACACCAGAACACTTCTAAATTAAACCCTGAGGAGTGGGTGTACCAATTATAA